Proteins from a genomic interval of Panthera uncia isolate 11264 chromosome C1 unlocalized genomic scaffold, Puncia_PCG_1.0 HiC_scaffold_4, whole genome shotgun sequence:
- the CSF3R gene encoding granulocyte colony-stimulating factor receptor isoform X4 yields the protein MNLTTNSLICQWEPGPHNHLPTNFTLKSFKSRDNCQTQEDSILDCVPKDGDSHCSIPRRYLQLYQHMGIWVQAENALGTGKSPQLCLVPMDVVKLEPPTLWALAPSPEVAPPQPGCLLLRWELWKPSLYIEQKCELRHQPQLGEASWALVGPLLPETLQYELCGLLPSTAYALQMRCVRWPLPGQWSDWSPSLILTTAQQAPIVRLDTWWRQRQLDPRTADVQLFWKPVPLDKYSGQIQGYLVRPPGQTGAVPALCNTTELSCTFHLPSEAREVVLVAYNTAGTSHPTPVVFLESRGPPLTRLHTTARDPHSLWVGWEPPSPRPRGYVIAWGLGPPSPSSSNMTWKMEHNGNISRTLLQENIRPFQLYEITVTPLYQDTVGPSQHIYAYSQEMAPSHTPELHLKHIGKTWAQLEWEPQAPELGKSPLTHYTIFWTNAQDQSFFTTLNASSRGLVLHSLEPASLYHVRLMASSKAGATNSTSLTLMTLALEESELHILLGLFGLLVLLICLCGASRFCCRPSRKNPLWPSVPDPAHSSLGSWVPTIMVEEAFQLPSFRDPGMPPITKITVLEEEEKKPGPWESNDSSGTCGLPTLVQAYVLQGDPRTPSTQPQPPSGTNDQVFYGQVLGSPTGPGPGHYLRCDSTQPLLGGLTPSPKFYENVWFQNSPLGTPEPLVPNQEDDCVFGPLLDFPLLQGLQVHGVEGLGGI from the exons ATGAACCTCACAACTAACAGCCTCATCTGTCAGTGGGAGCCAGGACCCCACAACCACCTGCCTACCAACTTCACCCTCAAGAGCTTCAA GAGCCGGGACAACTGCCAGACCCAAGAGGACTCCATCCTTGACTGCGTGCCTAAGGACGGAGACAGCCACTGCTCTATCCCACGCAGATACCTGCAGTTGTACCAGCACATGGGCATCTGGGTGCAGGCAGAGAACGCACTAGGGACTGGAAAGTCCCCACAGCTGTGCCTCGTTCCCATGGATGTTG TGAAGCTGGAGCCCCCCACACTGTgggccctggcccccagccctgaggtggccccaccccagccaggctgCCTGCTGTTGCGCTGGGAGCTATGGAAGCCGAGCCTCTACATAGAACAGAAATGCGAGCTGCGCCACCAGCCACAGCTCGGAGAAGCCAGCTGGGCCCTG GTGGGCCCCCTGCTCCCTGAGACCCTCCAGTATGAGCTCTGTGGGCTCCTCCCGTCCACAGCCTACGCCCTGCAAATGCGCTGCGTCCGCTGGCCCCTGCCTGGCCAGTGGAGCGACTGGAGCCCTAGCCTGATACTGACCACCGCACAACAGG CCCCCATCGTCAGATTGGACACATGGTGGCGGCAGAGGCAGCTGGACCCCAGGACTGCGGATGTGCAGCTGTTCTGGAAG CCAGTGCCCTTGGACAAATACAGCGGGCAGATCCAAGGGTACCTGGTCAGACCACCAGGCCAGACTGGGGCAGTCCCAGCCCTCTGCAACACCACGGAGCTAAGCTGCACCTTCCACTTGCCCTCGGAAGCCCGAGAGGTGGTCCTTGTGGCCTATAACACAGCCGGGACCTCTCATCCCACCCCAGTGGTCTTCCTGGAGAGCAGAG GCCCACCCCTGACCAGGCTCCACACCACAGCTCGAGATCCCCACAGCCTCTGGGTGGGCTGGGAGCCCCCCAGCCCTCGGCCTCGGGGCTATGTGATTGCGTGGGGCCTGggtccccccagccccagcagcagcaATATGACCTGGAAGATGGAACACAACGGAAACATTTCCAGGACGCTGCTGCAGG AGAACATCAGGCCCTTTCAGCTCTACGAGATCACCGTGACCCCTCTATACCAGGACACCGTGGGACCCTCCCAGCACATCTATGCCTACTCCCAAGAGATGG ccccctcccacaccccagaGCTGCATCTAAAGCACATCGGCAAGACCTGGGCCCAGCTGGAGTGGGAGCCCCAGGCCCCTGAGCTGGGGAAGAGCCCCCTGACCCACTACACCATCTTCTGGACCAACGCTCAGGACCAGTCCTTCT TCACCACCCTGAATGCCTCCTCCCGTGGCTTGGTCCtccacagcctggaacctgccagCTTGTACCACGTACGCCTCATGGCTTCCAGCAAGGCCGGGGCCACCAATAGTACAAGCCTTACTCTGATGACTTTGGCCCTAG AGGAGTCTGAGCTGCATATCCTCCTGGGCCTCTTTGGCCTCCTTGTCTTGCTCATCTGTCTCTGTGGGGCTTCCCGGTTCTGCTGCAGACCCAG CAGGAAGAATCCCCTCTGGCCAAGTGTCCCAGACCCAGCCCACAGcagcctgggctcctgggtgcccACCATCATGGTTGAG GAGGCCTTCCAGCTGCCTAGCTTTCGGGACCCCGGCATGCCACCCATCACCAAGATCACAGTactggaggaagaagagaagaagccGGGGCCTTGGGAGTCCAACGACAGCTCAGGGACCTGTGGCCTCCCCACCCTGGTCCAGGCCTATGTGCTCCAGGGGGACCCAAGAACACCTTCCACACAGCCCCAGCCCCCGTCTGGCACCAACGACCAGGTCTTTTATGGGCAGGTGCTGGGCAGCCCCACAGGCCCAGGTCCAGGGCACTACCTCCGCTGTGACTCTACTCAGCCCCTCCTAGGGGGCCTTACTCCCAGCCCCAAGTTTTATGAGAACGTCTGGTTTCAGAACAGCCCCCTGGGGACCCCAGAGCCCCTCGTCCCAAACCAGGAGGATGATTGTGTCTTTGGGCCACTGCTTGACTTCCCCCTCCTGCAAGGGCTCCAGGTCCAtggggtggaggggctggggggcatCTAG
- the CSF3R gene encoding granulocyte colony-stimulating factor receptor isoform X1, protein MVELGTWSLTRAALIILLLPRKPLTVPIDILPFPAPITSAGRQEGLEECGHISLPTSTVRLGDSITASCTISPNCSHLGPESQILWKLGTQLQLGERQLRLADGSQESTITLPPLNRPRDLLSCCLRWGNSVQILDQAELWAGYPPAAPHNLSCLMNLTTNSLICQWEPGPHNHLPTNFTLKSFKSRDNCQTQEDSILDCVPKDGDSHCSIPRRYLQLYQHMGIWVQAENALGTGKSPQLCLVPMDVVKLEPPTLWALAPSPEVAPPQPGCLLLRWELWKPSLYIEQKCELRHQPQLGEASWALVGPLLPETLQYELCGLLPSTAYALQMRCVRWPLPGQWSDWSPSLILTTAQQAPIVRLDTWWRQRQLDPRTADVQLFWKPVPLDKYSGQIQGYLVRPPGQTGAVPALCNTTELSCTFHLPSEAREVVLVAYNTAGTSHPTPVVFLESRGPPLTRLHTTARDPHSLWVGWEPPSPRPRGYVIAWGLGPPSPSSSNMTWKMEHNGNISRTLLQENIRPFQLYEITVTPLYQDTVGPSQHIYAYSQEMAPSHTPELHLKHIGKTWAQLEWEPQAPELGKSPLTHYTIFWTNAQDQSFFTTLNASSRGLVLHSLEPASLYHVRLMASSKAGATNSTSLTLMTLALEESELHILLGLFGLLVLLICLCGASRFCCRPSRKNPLWPSVPDPAHSSLGSWVPTIMVEEAFQLPSFRDPGMPPITKITVLEEEEKKPGPWESNDSSGTCGLPTLVQAYVLQGDPRTPSTQPQPPSGTNDQVFYGQVLGSPTGPGPGHYLRCDSTQPLLGGLTPSPKFYENVWFQNSPLGTPEPLVPNQEDDCVFGPLLDFPLLQGLQVHGVEGLGGI, encoded by the exons ATGGTggagctgggaacctggagcctgaccAGAGCTGCCCTGATTATCCTGCTGCTCCCCAGAA AGCCCCTCACCGTCCCCATAGACATTCTCCCCTTTCCAGCCCCCATAACTTCGGCAGGGAGGCAAGAAG gcctggaGGAATGCGGGCACATCAGCCTCCCAACCTCCACTGTCCGCCTGGGGGACTCCATCACAGCCTCCTGCACCATCAGCCCCAACTGCAGCCACCTGGGCCCGGAGTCACAGATTCTGTGGAAGTTGGGAACACAGCTTCAGCTCGGAGAGAGGCAGCTGCGTCTGGCAGATGGAAGCCAGGAATCCACCATCACGCTGCCCCCGCTCAACCGCCCGCGGGACCTTCTCTCCTGCTGCCTGCGCTGGGGCAACAGTGTGCAGATCCTGGACCAGGCTGAGCTGTGGGCAGGCT ACCCTCCCGCCGCGCCCCACAACCTGTCCTGCCTCATGAACCTCACAACTAACAGCCTCATCTGTCAGTGGGAGCCAGGACCCCACAACCACCTGCCTACCAACTTCACCCTCAAGAGCTTCAA GAGCCGGGACAACTGCCAGACCCAAGAGGACTCCATCCTTGACTGCGTGCCTAAGGACGGAGACAGCCACTGCTCTATCCCACGCAGATACCTGCAGTTGTACCAGCACATGGGCATCTGGGTGCAGGCAGAGAACGCACTAGGGACTGGAAAGTCCCCACAGCTGTGCCTCGTTCCCATGGATGTTG TGAAGCTGGAGCCCCCCACACTGTgggccctggcccccagccctgaggtggccccaccccagccaggctgCCTGCTGTTGCGCTGGGAGCTATGGAAGCCGAGCCTCTACATAGAACAGAAATGCGAGCTGCGCCACCAGCCACAGCTCGGAGAAGCCAGCTGGGCCCTG GTGGGCCCCCTGCTCCCTGAGACCCTCCAGTATGAGCTCTGTGGGCTCCTCCCGTCCACAGCCTACGCCCTGCAAATGCGCTGCGTCCGCTGGCCCCTGCCTGGCCAGTGGAGCGACTGGAGCCCTAGCCTGATACTGACCACCGCACAACAGG CCCCCATCGTCAGATTGGACACATGGTGGCGGCAGAGGCAGCTGGACCCCAGGACTGCGGATGTGCAGCTGTTCTGGAAG CCAGTGCCCTTGGACAAATACAGCGGGCAGATCCAAGGGTACCTGGTCAGACCACCAGGCCAGACTGGGGCAGTCCCAGCCCTCTGCAACACCACGGAGCTAAGCTGCACCTTCCACTTGCCCTCGGAAGCCCGAGAGGTGGTCCTTGTGGCCTATAACACAGCCGGGACCTCTCATCCCACCCCAGTGGTCTTCCTGGAGAGCAGAG GCCCACCCCTGACCAGGCTCCACACCACAGCTCGAGATCCCCACAGCCTCTGGGTGGGCTGGGAGCCCCCCAGCCCTCGGCCTCGGGGCTATGTGATTGCGTGGGGCCTGggtccccccagccccagcagcagcaATATGACCTGGAAGATGGAACACAACGGAAACATTTCCAGGACGCTGCTGCAGG AGAACATCAGGCCCTTTCAGCTCTACGAGATCACCGTGACCCCTCTATACCAGGACACCGTGGGACCCTCCCAGCACATCTATGCCTACTCCCAAGAGATGG ccccctcccacaccccagaGCTGCATCTAAAGCACATCGGCAAGACCTGGGCCCAGCTGGAGTGGGAGCCCCAGGCCCCTGAGCTGGGGAAGAGCCCCCTGACCCACTACACCATCTTCTGGACCAACGCTCAGGACCAGTCCTTCT TCACCACCCTGAATGCCTCCTCCCGTGGCTTGGTCCtccacagcctggaacctgccagCTTGTACCACGTACGCCTCATGGCTTCCAGCAAGGCCGGGGCCACCAATAGTACAAGCCTTACTCTGATGACTTTGGCCCTAG AGGAGTCTGAGCTGCATATCCTCCTGGGCCTCTTTGGCCTCCTTGTCTTGCTCATCTGTCTCTGTGGGGCTTCCCGGTTCTGCTGCAGACCCAG CAGGAAGAATCCCCTCTGGCCAAGTGTCCCAGACCCAGCCCACAGcagcctgggctcctgggtgcccACCATCATGGTTGAG GAGGCCTTCCAGCTGCCTAGCTTTCGGGACCCCGGCATGCCACCCATCACCAAGATCACAGTactggaggaagaagagaagaagccGGGGCCTTGGGAGTCCAACGACAGCTCAGGGACCTGTGGCCTCCCCACCCTGGTCCAGGCCTATGTGCTCCAGGGGGACCCAAGAACACCTTCCACACAGCCCCAGCCCCCGTCTGGCACCAACGACCAGGTCTTTTATGGGCAGGTGCTGGGCAGCCCCACAGGCCCAGGTCCAGGGCACTACCTCCGCTGTGACTCTACTCAGCCCCTCCTAGGGGGCCTTACTCCCAGCCCCAAGTTTTATGAGAACGTCTGGTTTCAGAACAGCCCCCTGGGGACCCCAGAGCCCCTCGTCCCAAACCAGGAGGATGATTGTGTCTTTGGGCCACTGCTTGACTTCCCCCTCCTGCAAGGGCTCCAGGTCCAtggggtggaggggctggggggcatCTAG
- the CSF3R gene encoding granulocyte colony-stimulating factor receptor isoform X3, with the protein MVELGTWSLTRAALIILLLPRSLEECGHISLPTSTVRLGDSITASCTISPNCSHLGPESQILWKLGTQLQLGERQLRLADGSQESTITLPPLNRPRDLLSCCLRWGNSVQILDQAELWAGYPPAAPHNLSCLMNLTTNSLICQWEPGPHNHLPTNFTLKSFKSRDNCQTQEDSILDCVPKDGDSHCSIPRRYLQLYQHMGIWVQAENALGTGKSPQLCLVPMDVVKLEPPTLWALAPSPEVAPPQPGCLLLRWELWKPSLYIEQKCELRHQPQLGEASWALVGPLLPETLQYELCGLLPSTAYALQMRCVRWPLPGQWSDWSPSLILTTAQQAPIVRLDTWWRQRQLDPRTADVQLFWKPVPLDKYSGQIQGYLVRPPGQTGAVPALCNTTELSCTFHLPSEAREVVLVAYNTAGTSHPTPVVFLESRGPPLTRLHTTARDPHSLWVGWEPPSPRPRGYVIAWGLGPPSPSSSNMTWKMEHNGNISRTLLQENIRPFQLYEITVTPLYQDTVGPSQHIYAYSQEMAPSHTPELHLKHIGKTWAQLEWEPQAPELGKSPLTHYTIFWTNAQDQSFFTTLNASSRGLVLHSLEPASLYHVRLMASSKAGATNSTSLTLMTLALEESELHILLGLFGLLVLLICLCGASRFCCRPSRKNPLWPSVPDPAHSSLGSWVPTIMVEEAFQLPSFRDPGMPPITKITVLEEEEKKPGPWESNDSSGTCGLPTLVQAYVLQGDPRTPSTQPQPPSGTNDQVFYGQVLGSPTGPGPGHYLRCDSTQPLLGGLTPSPKFYENVWFQNSPLGTPEPLVPNQEDDCVFGPLLDFPLLQGLQVHGVEGLGGI; encoded by the exons ATGGTggagctgggaacctggagcctgaccAGAGCTGCCCTGATTATCCTGCTGCTCCCCAGAA gcctggaGGAATGCGGGCACATCAGCCTCCCAACCTCCACTGTCCGCCTGGGGGACTCCATCACAGCCTCCTGCACCATCAGCCCCAACTGCAGCCACCTGGGCCCGGAGTCACAGATTCTGTGGAAGTTGGGAACACAGCTTCAGCTCGGAGAGAGGCAGCTGCGTCTGGCAGATGGAAGCCAGGAATCCACCATCACGCTGCCCCCGCTCAACCGCCCGCGGGACCTTCTCTCCTGCTGCCTGCGCTGGGGCAACAGTGTGCAGATCCTGGACCAGGCTGAGCTGTGGGCAGGCT ACCCTCCCGCCGCGCCCCACAACCTGTCCTGCCTCATGAACCTCACAACTAACAGCCTCATCTGTCAGTGGGAGCCAGGACCCCACAACCACCTGCCTACCAACTTCACCCTCAAGAGCTTCAA GAGCCGGGACAACTGCCAGACCCAAGAGGACTCCATCCTTGACTGCGTGCCTAAGGACGGAGACAGCCACTGCTCTATCCCACGCAGATACCTGCAGTTGTACCAGCACATGGGCATCTGGGTGCAGGCAGAGAACGCACTAGGGACTGGAAAGTCCCCACAGCTGTGCCTCGTTCCCATGGATGTTG TGAAGCTGGAGCCCCCCACACTGTgggccctggcccccagccctgaggtggccccaccccagccaggctgCCTGCTGTTGCGCTGGGAGCTATGGAAGCCGAGCCTCTACATAGAACAGAAATGCGAGCTGCGCCACCAGCCACAGCTCGGAGAAGCCAGCTGGGCCCTG GTGGGCCCCCTGCTCCCTGAGACCCTCCAGTATGAGCTCTGTGGGCTCCTCCCGTCCACAGCCTACGCCCTGCAAATGCGCTGCGTCCGCTGGCCCCTGCCTGGCCAGTGGAGCGACTGGAGCCCTAGCCTGATACTGACCACCGCACAACAGG CCCCCATCGTCAGATTGGACACATGGTGGCGGCAGAGGCAGCTGGACCCCAGGACTGCGGATGTGCAGCTGTTCTGGAAG CCAGTGCCCTTGGACAAATACAGCGGGCAGATCCAAGGGTACCTGGTCAGACCACCAGGCCAGACTGGGGCAGTCCCAGCCCTCTGCAACACCACGGAGCTAAGCTGCACCTTCCACTTGCCCTCGGAAGCCCGAGAGGTGGTCCTTGTGGCCTATAACACAGCCGGGACCTCTCATCCCACCCCAGTGGTCTTCCTGGAGAGCAGAG GCCCACCCCTGACCAGGCTCCACACCACAGCTCGAGATCCCCACAGCCTCTGGGTGGGCTGGGAGCCCCCCAGCCCTCGGCCTCGGGGCTATGTGATTGCGTGGGGCCTGggtccccccagccccagcagcagcaATATGACCTGGAAGATGGAACACAACGGAAACATTTCCAGGACGCTGCTGCAGG AGAACATCAGGCCCTTTCAGCTCTACGAGATCACCGTGACCCCTCTATACCAGGACACCGTGGGACCCTCCCAGCACATCTATGCCTACTCCCAAGAGATGG ccccctcccacaccccagaGCTGCATCTAAAGCACATCGGCAAGACCTGGGCCCAGCTGGAGTGGGAGCCCCAGGCCCCTGAGCTGGGGAAGAGCCCCCTGACCCACTACACCATCTTCTGGACCAACGCTCAGGACCAGTCCTTCT TCACCACCCTGAATGCCTCCTCCCGTGGCTTGGTCCtccacagcctggaacctgccagCTTGTACCACGTACGCCTCATGGCTTCCAGCAAGGCCGGGGCCACCAATAGTACAAGCCTTACTCTGATGACTTTGGCCCTAG AGGAGTCTGAGCTGCATATCCTCCTGGGCCTCTTTGGCCTCCTTGTCTTGCTCATCTGTCTCTGTGGGGCTTCCCGGTTCTGCTGCAGACCCAG CAGGAAGAATCCCCTCTGGCCAAGTGTCCCAGACCCAGCCCACAGcagcctgggctcctgggtgcccACCATCATGGTTGAG GAGGCCTTCCAGCTGCCTAGCTTTCGGGACCCCGGCATGCCACCCATCACCAAGATCACAGTactggaggaagaagagaagaagccGGGGCCTTGGGAGTCCAACGACAGCTCAGGGACCTGTGGCCTCCCCACCCTGGTCCAGGCCTATGTGCTCCAGGGGGACCCAAGAACACCTTCCACACAGCCCCAGCCCCCGTCTGGCACCAACGACCAGGTCTTTTATGGGCAGGTGCTGGGCAGCCCCACAGGCCCAGGTCCAGGGCACTACCTCCGCTGTGACTCTACTCAGCCCCTCCTAGGGGGCCTTACTCCCAGCCCCAAGTTTTATGAGAACGTCTGGTTTCAGAACAGCCCCCTGGGGACCCCAGAGCCCCTCGTCCCAAACCAGGAGGATGATTGTGTCTTTGGGCCACTGCTTGACTTCCCCCTCCTGCAAGGGCTCCAGGTCCAtggggtggaggggctggggggcatCTAG
- the CSF3R gene encoding granulocyte colony-stimulating factor receptor isoform X2 has protein sequence MVELGTWSLTRAALIILLLPRKPLTVPIDILPFPAPITSAGRQEGLEECGHISLPTSTVRLGDSITASCTISPNCSHLGPESQILWKLGTQLQLGERQLRLADGSQESTITLPPLNRPRDLLSCCLRWGNSVQILDQAELWAGYPPAAPHNLSCLMNLTTNSLICQWEPGPHNHLPTNFTLKSFKSRDNCQTQEDSILDCVPKDGDSHCSIPRRYLQLYQHMGIWVQAENALGTGKSPQLCLVPMDVVKLEPPTLWALAPSPEVAPPQPGCLLLRWELWKPSLYIEQKCELRHQPQLGEASWALVGPLLPETLQYELCGLLPSTAYALQMRCVRWPLPGQWSDWSPSLILTTAQQAPIVRLDTWWRQRQLDPRTADVQLFWKPVPLDKYSGQIQGYLVRPPGQTGAVPALCNTTELSCTFHLPSEAREVVLVAYNTAGTSHPTPVVFLESRGPPLTRLHTTARDPHSLWVGWEPPSPRPRGYVIAWGLGPPSPSSSNMTWKMEHNGNISRTLLQENIRPFQLYEITVTPLYQDTVGPSQHIYAYSQEMAPSHTPELHLKHIGKTWAQLEWEPQAPELGKSPLTHYTIFWTNAQDQSFFTTLNASSRGLVLHSLEPASLYHVRLMASSKAGATNSTSLTLMTLALEESELHILLGLFGLLVLLICLCGASRFCCRPRKNPLWPSVPDPAHSSLGSWVPTIMVEEAFQLPSFRDPGMPPITKITVLEEEEKKPGPWESNDSSGTCGLPTLVQAYVLQGDPRTPSTQPQPPSGTNDQVFYGQVLGSPTGPGPGHYLRCDSTQPLLGGLTPSPKFYENVWFQNSPLGTPEPLVPNQEDDCVFGPLLDFPLLQGLQVHGVEGLGGI, from the exons ATGGTggagctgggaacctggagcctgaccAGAGCTGCCCTGATTATCCTGCTGCTCCCCAGAA AGCCCCTCACCGTCCCCATAGACATTCTCCCCTTTCCAGCCCCCATAACTTCGGCAGGGAGGCAAGAAG gcctggaGGAATGCGGGCACATCAGCCTCCCAACCTCCACTGTCCGCCTGGGGGACTCCATCACAGCCTCCTGCACCATCAGCCCCAACTGCAGCCACCTGGGCCCGGAGTCACAGATTCTGTGGAAGTTGGGAACACAGCTTCAGCTCGGAGAGAGGCAGCTGCGTCTGGCAGATGGAAGCCAGGAATCCACCATCACGCTGCCCCCGCTCAACCGCCCGCGGGACCTTCTCTCCTGCTGCCTGCGCTGGGGCAACAGTGTGCAGATCCTGGACCAGGCTGAGCTGTGGGCAGGCT ACCCTCCCGCCGCGCCCCACAACCTGTCCTGCCTCATGAACCTCACAACTAACAGCCTCATCTGTCAGTGGGAGCCAGGACCCCACAACCACCTGCCTACCAACTTCACCCTCAAGAGCTTCAA GAGCCGGGACAACTGCCAGACCCAAGAGGACTCCATCCTTGACTGCGTGCCTAAGGACGGAGACAGCCACTGCTCTATCCCACGCAGATACCTGCAGTTGTACCAGCACATGGGCATCTGGGTGCAGGCAGAGAACGCACTAGGGACTGGAAAGTCCCCACAGCTGTGCCTCGTTCCCATGGATGTTG TGAAGCTGGAGCCCCCCACACTGTgggccctggcccccagccctgaggtggccccaccccagccaggctgCCTGCTGTTGCGCTGGGAGCTATGGAAGCCGAGCCTCTACATAGAACAGAAATGCGAGCTGCGCCACCAGCCACAGCTCGGAGAAGCCAGCTGGGCCCTG GTGGGCCCCCTGCTCCCTGAGACCCTCCAGTATGAGCTCTGTGGGCTCCTCCCGTCCACAGCCTACGCCCTGCAAATGCGCTGCGTCCGCTGGCCCCTGCCTGGCCAGTGGAGCGACTGGAGCCCTAGCCTGATACTGACCACCGCACAACAGG CCCCCATCGTCAGATTGGACACATGGTGGCGGCAGAGGCAGCTGGACCCCAGGACTGCGGATGTGCAGCTGTTCTGGAAG CCAGTGCCCTTGGACAAATACAGCGGGCAGATCCAAGGGTACCTGGTCAGACCACCAGGCCAGACTGGGGCAGTCCCAGCCCTCTGCAACACCACGGAGCTAAGCTGCACCTTCCACTTGCCCTCGGAAGCCCGAGAGGTGGTCCTTGTGGCCTATAACACAGCCGGGACCTCTCATCCCACCCCAGTGGTCTTCCTGGAGAGCAGAG GCCCACCCCTGACCAGGCTCCACACCACAGCTCGAGATCCCCACAGCCTCTGGGTGGGCTGGGAGCCCCCCAGCCCTCGGCCTCGGGGCTATGTGATTGCGTGGGGCCTGggtccccccagccccagcagcagcaATATGACCTGGAAGATGGAACACAACGGAAACATTTCCAGGACGCTGCTGCAGG AGAACATCAGGCCCTTTCAGCTCTACGAGATCACCGTGACCCCTCTATACCAGGACACCGTGGGACCCTCCCAGCACATCTATGCCTACTCCCAAGAGATGG ccccctcccacaccccagaGCTGCATCTAAAGCACATCGGCAAGACCTGGGCCCAGCTGGAGTGGGAGCCCCAGGCCCCTGAGCTGGGGAAGAGCCCCCTGACCCACTACACCATCTTCTGGACCAACGCTCAGGACCAGTCCTTCT TCACCACCCTGAATGCCTCCTCCCGTGGCTTGGTCCtccacagcctggaacctgccagCTTGTACCACGTACGCCTCATGGCTTCCAGCAAGGCCGGGGCCACCAATAGTACAAGCCTTACTCTGATGACTTTGGCCCTAG AGGAGTCTGAGCTGCATATCCTCCTGGGCCTCTTTGGCCTCCTTGTCTTGCTCATCTGTCTCTGTGGGGCTTCCCGGTTCTGCTGCAGACCCAG GAAGAATCCCCTCTGGCCAAGTGTCCCAGACCCAGCCCACAGcagcctgggctcctgggtgcccACCATCATGGTTGAG GAGGCCTTCCAGCTGCCTAGCTTTCGGGACCCCGGCATGCCACCCATCACCAAGATCACAGTactggaggaagaagagaagaagccGGGGCCTTGGGAGTCCAACGACAGCTCAGGGACCTGTGGCCTCCCCACCCTGGTCCAGGCCTATGTGCTCCAGGGGGACCCAAGAACACCTTCCACACAGCCCCAGCCCCCGTCTGGCACCAACGACCAGGTCTTTTATGGGCAGGTGCTGGGCAGCCCCACAGGCCCAGGTCCAGGGCACTACCTCCGCTGTGACTCTACTCAGCCCCTCCTAGGGGGCCTTACTCCCAGCCCCAAGTTTTATGAGAACGTCTGGTTTCAGAACAGCCCCCTGGGGACCCCAGAGCCCCTCGTCCCAAACCAGGAGGATGATTGTGTCTTTGGGCCACTGCTTGACTTCCCCCTCCTGCAAGGGCTCCAGGTCCAtggggtggaggggctggggggcatCTAG